In Candidatus Eremiobacteraceae bacterium, a genomic segment contains:
- a CDS encoding DUF962 domain-containing protein: MSERTTFEDFWPKYLREHADPRTRALHLIGAMAALSCAGAFVCTRNWWWLPAALVGGYGPAWFAHMAVEGNRPATLRDPLLSLRGDFTMLAHALRGTLERECAKAGA, from the coding sequence ATGAGCGAGCGGACGACCTTTGAGGACTTCTGGCCGAAGTATCTGCGCGAGCATGCCGATCCGAGGACGCGCGCGCTGCACCTGATCGGGGCGATGGCCGCGTTGAGCTGCGCGGGCGCGTTTGTGTGCACGAGGAACTGGTGGTGGCTGCCCGCGGCGCTCGTCGGAGGCTATGGTCCGGCGTGGTTCGCGCACATGGCAGTCGAAGGAAACCGGCCGGCGACATTGCGCGATCCGCTGCTGTCGCTACGCGGCGACTTCACGATGCTTGCGCATGCGCTCCGCGGCACGCTCGAGCGCGAGTGCGCGAAAGCCGGGGCTTAA
- a CDS encoding glutaredoxin domain-containing protein, giving the protein MNPEMKSAIDAEIQANKILVYGKGTKTMPRCGFTLETIQFFEQFGYPFEVVDALADADKRAALAEMTDWPTLPKVFIAGKFYGDTDILEPMRQSGELQTILEETFAESKA; this is encoded by the coding sequence ATGAACCCTGAAATGAAGAGCGCGATCGACGCCGAGATCCAGGCGAACAAAATCCTCGTCTACGGCAAGGGCACAAAGACGATGCCGCGCTGCGGCTTCACTCTTGAGACCATCCAATTTTTTGAGCAGTTCGGCTATCCGTTCGAAGTCGTGGACGCGTTAGCCGACGCCGACAAGCGCGCAGCGCTTGCCGAGATGACCGATTGGCCGACGCTTCCGAAAGTATTCATCGCCGGCAAGTTCTATGGCGACACCGACATCCTCGAGCCGATGCGCCAGAGCGGCGAACTTCAGACGATCCTCGAGGAAACGTTCGCCGAATCGAAGGCTTAA